A section of the Armatimonadota bacterium genome encodes:
- a CDS encoding rhamnulokinase produces the protein MAEELKFLACDLGAESGRVVLGRLSNEYLRLSEIHRFPNIGVKVGTSLYWDILRLFDEMKNGMRLAGLEYGTDIASVGIDTWGVDFGLLGPNDVLLEIPHCYRDPRIDGMMEEVFTIIPRSEIYNQTGIQFMPLNTLYQLYSIRKHNPWMLNIARTLLMMPDLFNFWFTGVRVCEFTEATTTQFYNPQKGEWAKPLLERLGIPTHFLVDICPPGTILGKLRPSVSEEIGLPDIQLIAPATHDTGSAVAAVPAKGKNHVYISSGTWSLMGVEAPEPIINDRALELNFTNEGGVAGTYRFLRNIMGLWLVQECRRTWAQAGNEYSYAELTDLAAKAEPFKYLVDPDDVSFLHPGDMPAKICEFCRKTNQPEPETVGATVRCALDSLALKYRWVLEGLESLMHTHLEPIHIVGGGTQNKLLCQLAANVTGRPVVAGPVEATAVGNILIQALALGYIGTLEEGREIVRKSFEVITYEPQPDDRIETAYERFKKLLSR, from the coding sequence ATGGCAGAGGAGCTCAAATTTCTTGCATGCGACCTGGGAGCCGAAAGCGGACGCGTCGTGCTTGGCCGCCTCTCTAATGAATACCTGCGACTATCAGAAATACACAGATTTCCAAACATCGGAGTTAAAGTCGGGACAAGTCTTTATTGGGATATCCTCCGTCTCTTTGATGAAATGAAAAATGGTATGCGTTTGGCAGGTCTAGAATATGGGACGGATATTGCAAGCGTCGGCATCGACACGTGGGGCGTAGACTTTGGGCTTCTGGGACCCAATGATGTTCTGCTTGAAATCCCTCACTGCTACCGCGACCCCCGGATTGATGGGATGATGGAAGAAGTCTTTACCATTATCCCCCGATCGGAAATCTATAACCAAACAGGCATCCAGTTTATGCCTCTTAACACACTATACCAGCTTTACTCCATACGCAAGCATAACCCTTGGATGCTAAACATTGCCAGAACTCTCCTGATGATGCCAGATCTTTTCAACTTTTGGTTCACAGGGGTTAGGGTTTGCGAATTCACCGAGGCCACAACAACTCAATTCTACAACCCACAAAAAGGAGAGTGGGCAAAGCCACTGCTCGAACGCCTCGGCATTCCAACTCACTTCCTTGTGGACATATGCCCGCCGGGTACCATCCTTGGAAAACTTCGCCCATCGGTTTCCGAAGAGATTGGTCTACCAGACATCCAGCTTATTGCTCCAGCGACGCACGACACCGGCTCGGCTGTTGCCGCAGTCCCAGCAAAAGGTAAGAATCACGTATATATCAGTTCAGGCACATGGTCACTAATGGGTGTCGAGGCTCCAGAACCGATTATAAACGACCGCGCGCTCGAGCTGAACTTCACCAATGAAGGCGGCGTGGCAGGAACGTATCGCTTCCTTAGAAATATTATGGGCCTGTGGTTAGTCCAGGAATGCCGGAGAACCTGGGCACAGGCAGGCAACGAATATTCCTACGCCGAACTTACCGATCTTGCCGCAAAGGCTGAGCCATTCAAGTACCTGGTTGACCCAGATGATGTGTCGTTCCTCCATCCTGGCGATATGCCAGCCAAAATTTGTGAGTTTTGCCGAAAAACCAACCAGCCCGAACCGGAAACTGTTGGGGCAACAGTTCGGTGTGCACTCGATAGCCTAGCGCTTAAATATCGCTGGGTTTTAGAGGGTCTTGAATCTCTGATGCACACACACCTCGAGCCGATCCATATTGTCGGTGGGGGCACGCAAAATAAGCTCCTATGCCAACTAGCTGCTAATGTAACAGGCAGACCGGTTGTTGCAGGGCCAGTTGAGGCTACGGCCGTGGGCAACATTCTTATTCAGGCTCTTGCCCTTGGTTATATCGGAACATTGGAGGAGGGTCGCGAAATCGTTCGCAAATCGTTTGAAGTAATTACTTATGAGCCGCAACCAGACGATCGAATCGAAACCGCTTACGAAAGATTCAAAAAACTTCTCTCACGGTAA
- a CDS encoding glycoside hydrolase family 55 protein, with the protein MYNFIIVLIALLICCVPLHAGDALIGQKGVYSVTSFGAKGDGQTDDTAAFQKALDAAGKDGGGIVFVPTGKYLIKGHLEIPEAVTLMGVFQAPTTKGINEGSTLLAVEGRGKSSGNPFILLRTNSCVKGLTIFYPEQDKSNPVPYPWCIGGAGDNCSIINVLLVNPWQAVDFGTAPCGRHFIKGLYAHPLHKGIFVDQCYDVGRIEDVHLWPFWKADEEMQKFLTSQATAFIFGRTDWEYVSNCFAIWYKVGFQFGDFGHGPGNVVINTSGSDIGPTAVLVENCQAHAGIVFTNCQFMSHVEVRETNTGPVKFNNCGFWGIPTTTTHATIRGSGHVFFNECHFNGWDQGGKGDPCIMAEGNGLTVSSCDFMDEGKKQIALGTSSKATVIMGNRFRGGMKIDNQSKGKVEIGLNVEE; encoded by the coding sequence GTGTACAATTTTATAATTGTGCTGATTGCATTGCTAATCTGTTGTGTGCCCTTACATGCAGGAGATGCCCTCATTGGGCAAAAAGGAGTCTACTCTGTTACCTCGTTTGGGGCAAAGGGAGATGGGCAGACTGACGACACGGCAGCGTTTCAGAAGGCGCTTGATGCTGCAGGTAAAGATGGCGGCGGAATAGTCTTTGTTCCGACCGGCAAATATTTGATAAAAGGTCATTTAGAAATTCCCGAAGCAGTGACCTTGATGGGTGTCTTTCAAGCGCCAACCACCAAGGGCATTAACGAGGGAAGTACTCTTCTGGCGGTTGAGGGGAGGGGAAAAAGCAGTGGGAACCCCTTTATATTACTGCGGACCAATTCTTGTGTGAAAGGGCTTACTATCTTTTATCCCGAGCAAGACAAGAGCAATCCTGTGCCGTATCCTTGGTGTATCGGCGGTGCAGGCGATAATTGCTCAATTATTAATGTGCTTTTAGTAAACCCATGGCAAGCGGTGGATTTTGGCACTGCTCCGTGTGGGCGCCATTTTATCAAGGGGCTTTATGCACATCCACTTCACAAAGGTATATTTGTTGACCAGTGCTATGATGTTGGGCGGATTGAAGATGTGCATCTCTGGCCTTTCTGGAAGGCAGATGAGGAGATGCAGAAATTCCTTACAAGCCAGGCAACGGCTTTTATTTTCGGCCGAACGGATTGGGAATACGTAAGCAACTGTTTTGCCATCTGGTACAAAGTAGGCTTCCAATTTGGCGATTTTGGACATGGCCCCGGCAACGTAGTTATAAATACTTCGGGTTCGGATATAGGCCCGACTGCTGTCCTAGTAGAGAATTGCCAGGCTCATGCGGGAATTGTCTTCACAAATTGCCAATTTATGTCCCATGTTGAAGTTAGGGAGACAAACACCGGACCTGTAAAGTTCAATAACTGCGGATTCTGGGGTATCCCCACTACCACAACCCATGCAACGATTAGAGGTTCCGGGCATGTGTTCTTTAATGAGTGCCATTTCAACGGATGGGACCAAGGCGGCAAGGGTGACCCTTGTATAATGGCGGAAGGAAATGGCCTTACGGTGTCAAGTTGTGATTTTATGGATGAAGGAAAGAAGCAGATAGCGCTCGGCACAAGCTCGAAAGCTACTGTTATTATGGGCAACCGCTTTCGCGGCGGGATGAAAATTGACAATCAAAGTAAAGGCAAAGTCGAGATAGGCCTAAACGTGGAAGAATAA
- the mnmE gene encoding tRNA uridine-5-carboxymethylaminomethyl(34) synthesis GTPase MnmE: MSIDDTIVAIATPIGESGIGVIRISGRDAFTVAGEIFHPASGVHVHGLPTHTAHYGYIEDPVSCERIDDGILTVFRAPRSYTGEDSVEISCHGGIVPLRRVLTAALQAGARLAEPGEFTKRAFLNGRLDLAQAEAVLDIIRSQTDEAMRIARGQLDGRLSGEIRKLRDSLVAMMANIEASIDFPEEVGEVDMQALRESLRDTLEKVRRLLETAECGRVYREGIRAVIVGRPNVGKSSILNAILRDTRAIVTPLPGTTRDVIEESVNIRGIPVRAIDTAGVRTTEDIVEQIGVELTRKKIEEADLVLAVIDASEGFTDDDKELLRDISDKKIIIVLNKVDLIRAARVDEIVCLIKNWICDEIGCEPSIVKTAAPSDQGISDLEDLIAEKVLSGVVSRSSGTVVSNIRHRQALEEALVSLQEAVRTSQSEMPVDCISIDLKAAAESLGKITGETVTEDVIDRIFSEFCIGK, translated from the coding sequence ATGAGCATTGACGACACGATAGTAGCAATAGCTACTCCAATTGGCGAGTCGGGCATAGGAGTGATTCGGATTAGCGGACGCGATGCCTTTACAGTGGCTGGCGAAATTTTTCATCCAGCATCGGGCGTGCATGTCCACGGCCTTCCAACGCACACGGCTCATTATGGATATATCGAAGACCCTGTATCCTGCGAGCGGATAGATGATGGAATTCTTACAGTGTTTCGCGCGCCGAGGAGTTATACGGGCGAGGATTCTGTGGAGATAAGCTGCCATGGTGGCATAGTACCCTTGCGGAGAGTTCTCACTGCTGCCCTCCAGGCTGGCGCTAGACTCGCCGAGCCGGGAGAGTTCACAAAGCGCGCGTTTTTGAACGGCCGTCTCGATTTGGCGCAGGCAGAAGCTGTTCTCGACATTATTCGCTCGCAAACAGATGAGGCAATGCGTATTGCAAGAGGCCAGCTTGATGGGCGGCTTTCGGGCGAAATTCGTAAGCTCCGCGACAGCCTTGTTGCCATGATGGCGAATATTGAGGCGAGCATCGACTTCCCAGAAGAGGTCGGCGAAGTAGATATGCAGGCACTTAGAGAATCTCTGCGCGACACACTGGAGAAAGTCCGCCGTTTGCTCGAAACCGCAGAGTGCGGAAGGGTTTACCGTGAGGGAATTCGGGCGGTTATAGTCGGCCGCCCGAATGTCGGCAAATCCAGCATTCTCAATGCTATCCTTCGCGATACACGAGCAATTGTAACACCTCTCCCAGGCACAACCCGAGATGTTATTGAGGAGAGCGTAAACATCAGAGGAATACCTGTGCGAGCCATAGACACAGCTGGTGTTAGGACCACCGAAGACATTGTTGAGCAAATAGGGGTGGAACTTACGCGGAAGAAAATTGAAGAAGCAGACCTAGTGCTAGCGGTCATCGATGCAAGTGAAGGCTTTACTGATGACGACAAGGAACTGCTGAGAGATATATCCGATAAGAAGATCATAATTGTCCTGAATAAAGTCGATTTAATTCGGGCGGCTAGGGTAGACGAGATTGTTTGCTTGATAAAAAATTGGATTTGCGATGAAATTGGATGCGAGCCAAGCATTGTTAAAACCGCTGCTCCATCGGACCAAGGTATCAGCGACCTTGAGGACCTCATCGCCGAGAAGGTCTTGTCAGGAGTTGTATCACGTTCATCGGGTACTGTGGTTAGCAATATTCGCCATCGCCAAGCCCTCGAAGAAGCCCTAGTTTCTCTCCAAGAAGCCGTTCGTACATCTCAATCCGAGATGCCCGTCGACTGCATTAGCATCGATCTCAAAGCAGCTGCGGAGTCTCTTGGCAAGATCACGGGCGAGACCGTCACAGAAGATGTGATAGACAGGATATTCAGCGAATTTTGCATAGGCAAATAG
- a CDS encoding protein jag, translating into MTSIEQTGKTVEEATELALKALGVTEEEVDIEILDEGTRGFLGIGQSPAKVRVTLKPQVALKESTIAEASSAPVSSHRAEENEGVMITTESIPSAMEQAEPPPANAIALAAEKAVDVLQHILDGIGNNLKAEVKSTDGQVVLNMTGGDVGMLIGKHGQTINAIQYLVGVITNKQLQHKVRIIVDAEGYRSRREEALRNQALFLAKKVKESGQEAVLEALQASERRIIHLTLVNDPDVYTYSEGEEPNRRIVISPRK; encoded by the coding sequence ATGACCAGCATTGAACAGACAGGAAAAACAGTTGAGGAAGCGACTGAGCTTGCCCTCAAGGCTCTAGGAGTCACCGAGGAAGAAGTTGATATTGAGATACTTGACGAAGGGACTAGGGGCTTTCTTGGAATCGGCCAGTCCCCTGCGAAGGTTAGAGTGACGTTGAAGCCTCAAGTAGCGTTGAAAGAAAGCACCATAGCTGAGGCATCTTCAGCTCCGGTGTCATCGCATAGGGCTGAGGAAAATGAAGGGGTAATGATTACGACGGAAAGTATCCCTAGCGCCATGGAGCAAGCCGAACCACCGCCTGCTAATGCCATCGCGCTGGCAGCAGAGAAAGCTGTGGATGTGCTTCAGCATATCCTCGACGGCATCGGAAACAACTTGAAGGCAGAGGTCAAAAGCACAGATGGGCAGGTAGTTTTGAATATGACCGGCGGCGACGTAGGGATGCTTATTGGCAAGCATGGTCAGACGATAAATGCGATACAATATTTGGTTGGAGTGATTACTAACAAGCAGTTGCAACACAAGGTTCGGATAATTGTAGATGCAGAAGGATATCGTTCACGGCGGGAGGAGGCCTTGAGAAACCAGGCGCTTTTCCTTGCCAAAAAAGTCAAAGAATCAGGCCAAGAGGCGGTTCTCGAGGCGCTGCAAGCAAGCGAGAGAAGAATAATCCACCTTACTCTTGTAAATGATCCTGATGTATATACCTACAGTGAAGGGGAGGAACCAAACAGGAGGATAGTAATCTCTCCAAGGAAGTAG